The Caballeronia sp. SL2Y3 genome includes a window with the following:
- the gatB gene encoding Asp-tRNA(Asn)/Glu-tRNA(Gln) amidotransferase subunit GatB: protein MQWEVVIGLETHAQLSTVSKIFSGAPTQFGAAPNTQASPVDLALPGVLPVMNRGAVERAIRFGLAIGAHIAPRSIFARKNYFYPDLPKGYQISQYEIPVVQGGQITIHVPANEKAGKEAYEKTVNLTRAHLEEDAGKSLHEDFAGMTGIDLNRAGTPLLEIVTEPEMRSAAEAVAYAKALHGLVVWLGICDGNMQEGSFRCDANVSVRPVGQKEFGTRAEIKNLNSFRFLEEAIQYEVRRQIELIEDGGTVVQETRLYDPDKRETRSMRSKEDAHDYRYFPDPDLMPLVIEESWVARVRDEMPELPADMQKRFVDTYGLTSYDAGVLTSSKAMAAYFEAVVEKAGAAQAKIAANWLMGDVSAQLNRESLDIAQSPVSAAQLALVLQRIADGTISNKIAKDIFQSIWEEKATDEAAADRIIEAKGLKQISDTGALEAIIDEVLAANQKSVDEFRAGKEKAFNALIGQAMKATKGKANPQQVNELLKKKLG, encoded by the coding sequence CAGTGGGAAGTCGTCATCGGTCTGGAAACGCACGCGCAGCTTTCCACCGTCTCCAAGATTTTCTCGGGCGCGCCCACGCAGTTCGGCGCCGCGCCGAACACGCAGGCAAGTCCCGTGGATCTCGCGTTGCCGGGCGTGCTGCCGGTCATGAACCGCGGCGCAGTCGAGCGCGCGATCCGCTTCGGGCTCGCCATCGGCGCGCACATTGCGCCGCGCAGCATCTTCGCGCGCAAGAACTACTTCTACCCGGATCTGCCGAAGGGCTATCAGATCAGCCAGTACGAGATTCCGGTCGTGCAGGGCGGACAGATCACCATCCACGTGCCGGCCAATGAAAAGGCCGGCAAGGAAGCCTACGAAAAGACCGTCAACCTGACGCGCGCGCATCTGGAAGAAGACGCCGGCAAGTCGCTGCACGAAGACTTCGCGGGCATGACCGGCATCGACCTGAACCGTGCGGGCACGCCGCTGCTCGAAATCGTCACGGAGCCGGAAATGCGCAGCGCCGCCGAAGCGGTCGCGTATGCGAAGGCGCTGCACGGTCTCGTCGTGTGGCTCGGCATCTGCGACGGCAACATGCAGGAAGGCTCGTTCCGCTGCGATGCGAATGTGTCCGTGCGTCCGGTCGGCCAGAAGGAATTCGGCACGCGCGCCGAGATCAAGAACCTGAACTCGTTCCGCTTCCTCGAAGAAGCCATTCAGTACGAAGTGCGCCGTCAGATCGAACTGATCGAAGATGGCGGCACCGTCGTGCAGGAAACGCGTCTGTACGATCCGGACAAGCGCGAAACGCGCTCCATGCGCAGCAAGGAAGACGCGCACGACTACCGCTATTTCCCCGATCCCGATCTGATGCCCCTCGTGATCGAGGAAAGCTGGGTGGCGCGCGTGCGTGACGAGATGCCGGAGCTGCCGGCGGACATGCAGAAGCGCTTCGTCGATACGTACGGCCTGACGTCCTATGACGCCGGCGTGCTCACGTCGTCGAAGGCGATGGCCGCGTACTTCGAAGCGGTCGTCGAGAAGGCGGGCGCGGCGCAGGCGAAGATCGCCGCGAACTGGCTCATGGGCGACGTCTCCGCGCAGCTCAATCGCGAATCGCTGGACATCGCTCAGTCGCCGGTGTCGGCGGCGCAGCTTGCGCTGGTGCTGCAACGCATCGCGGACGGCACCATCTCGAACAAGATCGCGAAGGACATCTTCCAGTCGATCTGGGAAGAGAAGGCCACCGATGAAGCCGCGGCCGACCGCATCATCGAGGCGAAAGGGCTGAAGCAGATTTCGGACACCGGCGCGCTGGAAGCGATCATCGACGAAGTGCTCGCCGCGAATCAGAAGTCCGTCGACGAATTCCGCGCGGGCAAGGAGAAGGCGTTCAACGCGCTGATCGGCCAGGCCATGAAGGCGACGAAGGGCAAGGCCAATCCGCAGCAGGTCAATGAATTGCTGAAGAAAAAGCTGGGCTGA
- a CDS encoding PPK2 family polyphosphate kinase, with the protein MAKKSDLDDYRVPFFDGGKKLKAFDIGSVDPSQKPFSTGAKDDDRARLAEIGAQLNELQEKLHAQRRERVLLVLQGMDTSGKDGTVRGVFQDVDPLGLRIVPFRAPTERELAHDFLWRVHAQAPMAGELAIFNRSHYEDVLVPRVLKQIDDDECERRYRHIREFEALLADAGTTIVKCFLHISKDEQRKRLQARIDDPTKHWKFDVSDLEARKLWDDYQQAYSVALGATSTDYAPWYIIPGDSKTHRNVMVAELVLRTLQGMKLEFPPAKESLTGVKVE; encoded by the coding sequence ATGGCCAAGAAATCCGACCTGGACGACTATCGCGTTCCGTTCTTCGACGGCGGAAAAAAGCTCAAGGCGTTCGACATCGGTTCAGTCGATCCGTCTCAGAAGCCGTTCTCGACAGGCGCGAAAGACGACGACCGCGCGCGCCTCGCTGAAATCGGCGCGCAGCTGAACGAGTTGCAGGAGAAGCTGCACGCCCAGCGCCGCGAGCGCGTGCTGCTCGTGCTGCAAGGCATGGACACGAGCGGCAAGGACGGCACGGTGCGCGGCGTGTTTCAGGACGTCGATCCGCTCGGCCTGCGCATCGTGCCGTTTCGCGCGCCGACCGAGCGCGAGCTGGCGCACGACTTCCTGTGGCGCGTTCACGCGCAAGCGCCGATGGCGGGCGAACTCGCGATCTTCAACCGCAGCCACTACGAAGACGTGCTCGTGCCGCGCGTGCTGAAGCAAATCGACGACGACGAATGCGAGCGCCGCTATCGCCATATCCGCGAGTTCGAGGCGCTGCTCGCGGATGCGGGCACGACCATCGTCAAATGCTTCCTGCATATCTCGAAGGACGAGCAACGCAAGCGGCTGCAGGCGCGTATCGATGATCCGACGAAGCACTGGAAGTTCGACGTCTCGGACCTCGAGGCCCGCAAGCTGTGGGACGACTATCAGCAGGCGTATTCGGTGGCGCTCGGCGCGACCTCGACGGACTACGCGCCGTGGTACATCATTCCGGGCGATTCGAAGACGCATCGGAACGTGATGGTCGCCGAGCTCGTCTTGCGCACGTTGCAGGGCATGAAGCTCGAATTCCCGCCGGCGAAGGAATCGCTTACGGGCGTGAAGGTCGAGTAA
- a CDS encoding exodeoxyribonuclease III — protein MFRVITANLNGIRSAAKKGFFDWFGEQAADVVCVQEIKCSQDDLTPEFLAPHGFQGYFQHAVKKGYSGAGVYARHEPDDVIIGFGSEEFDAEGRYVEARFGRLSVVSVYVPSGSSGDERQQAKYRFMDEFMPHLAELSKKREVILCGDVNIVHKEIDIKNWKSNQKNSGCLPEERAWLTKLFDEVGYVDVFRTLDQRPEQYTWWSNRGQAYAKNVGWRIDYHIATKEVAATAKSTSIFRDIKFSDHAPLTIDYDWKVGRK, from the coding sequence ATGTTTCGCGTGATCACCGCCAATCTGAACGGCATTCGTTCGGCTGCCAAGAAAGGCTTTTTCGACTGGTTCGGCGAGCAGGCAGCCGACGTGGTCTGCGTGCAGGAAATCAAGTGCTCGCAGGACGACCTGACGCCCGAGTTCCTCGCGCCGCACGGCTTTCAGGGATACTTTCAGCACGCGGTCAAGAAGGGCTACAGCGGCGCGGGCGTCTATGCGCGCCACGAACCGGACGACGTGATCATCGGTTTCGGCAGCGAGGAGTTCGACGCCGAAGGGCGCTACGTGGAAGCGCGCTTCGGCAGGCTTTCGGTGGTGTCGGTGTATGTGCCGTCGGGATCGAGCGGCGATGAGCGTCAGCAGGCGAAGTACCGCTTCATGGACGAATTCATGCCGCATCTCGCCGAGCTTTCGAAAAAGCGCGAAGTCATTCTCTGCGGCGACGTGAACATCGTGCACAAAGAGATCGACATCAAGAACTGGAAGAGCAATCAGAAGAATTCCGGCTGCCTGCCGGAGGAACGCGCGTGGCTCACGAAGCTGTTCGATGAAGTCGGCTATGTGGACGTGTTCCGCACGCTCGACCAGCGGCCCGAGCAGTACACGTGGTGGAGTAATCGCGGTCAGGCGTACGCGAAGAACGTCGGGTGGCGCATCGACTATCATATCGCGACCAAAGAGGTCGCCGCGACCGCGAAAAGTACGTCGATTTTCCGCGACATCAAGTTCAGCGATCACGCGCCGCTGACGATCGACTACGACTGGAAGGTCGGCCGGAAGTGA
- a CDS encoding M48 family metallopeptidase: MTVRISTHRAGRVLARTLVCALACASLASTCAHAQDEERVPPPYTAPDNQIRFGNTALFRNLIPPAALEQQSADAYAAIIHEAERNKRLLPNDNALVKRVRDIANHEIPFALKWNDRSKNWKWEINVVRSNEVRMYCLPGGKIVVYSGLIEKLHLNDNEIGMMMGHEIAHALREHARERLGRQQAEQLTAGTMPQLFGFADVGSTPLGIGDQLLAMRYSPADETEADVIGSEIASRAGYDPRAAVTLWNKIDTATRREDNGFVWMHPYGPDRKQDLEKRMPDMMPLYAKAIGKSIDALPNYAGMGRFKKSGR; the protein is encoded by the coding sequence ATGACGGTGCGCATATCGACTCACCGTGCGGGCCGCGTGCTCGCGCGGACGCTTGTCTGCGCGCTCGCTTGCGCCTCGCTCGCATCGACGTGCGCCCATGCGCAGGACGAAGAGCGCGTTCCCCCGCCTTATACCGCGCCGGACAACCAGATCCGCTTCGGCAACACCGCGCTTTTTCGCAATCTCATTCCGCCCGCGGCGCTGGAGCAGCAATCCGCCGACGCGTACGCCGCCATCATCCACGAGGCGGAGCGCAACAAGCGGCTGCTGCCGAACGACAACGCGCTGGTGAAACGCGTGCGCGATATCGCGAATCACGAGATTCCGTTCGCGCTCAAGTGGAACGACCGCTCGAAGAACTGGAAGTGGGAAATCAACGTCGTGCGGTCGAACGAGGTCCGCATGTACTGTCTGCCGGGTGGGAAGATCGTCGTGTATAGCGGCTTGATCGAGAAGCTGCACCTGAACGACAACGAGATCGGCATGATGATGGGCCACGAGATCGCGCACGCGCTGCGCGAACACGCCCGCGAGCGGCTCGGCCGGCAGCAGGCCGAGCAACTGACCGCCGGAACGATGCCGCAGCTCTTCGGCTTCGCGGATGTCGGCTCGACGCCGCTCGGCATCGGCGATCAACTGCTCGCCATGCGCTATTCGCCCGCCGACGAGACCGAAGCCGACGTGATCGGCAGCGAGATCGCCTCTCGCGCGGGCTACGATCCGCGCGCCGCCGTCACGCTGTGGAACAAGATCGATACCGCCACGCGCCGCGAGGACAATGGTTTCGTCTGGATGCATCCGTACGGGCCGGACCGCAAGCAGGACCTGGAGAAACGCATGCCCGACATGATGCCGCTTTATGCGAAAGCCATCGGCAAGAGTATCGATGCGTTGCCGAACTACGCGGGCATGGGGCGGTTCAAGAAGAGCGGGCGGTGA
- a CDS encoding AmpG family muropeptide MFS transporter, translated as MPDTPHEAPALTAHEEHPRWHAFLNARILICVFLGFTSGLPLFTLLSLLQAWLTKEHIDVKQIGLFALLGLPYTWKFVWAPLMDRYVPRLPFWRPGRRRGWMLVTQVLVTLAIGAFGFVSPREDIWTVAAIAGLLALFSASQDIAIDAYRRELLADTEQGLGNAVHVNAYKVAGLVPGSLALILAGFLPWKTVFIVTALFMLPGIVTTFVVKEPAVHGTPPKSLRDAVIEPFHEFVTRDGWRSALLVLGFIFLYKLGDTMATALATKFFLDLGFTTMQLGVIAKTVAFWTSLAGGIIGGVFLVKIGIARGLWIFGVLQIVATFGFAWLAKIGPSPVALAVLYGFETFATGLTLATFTAYIASTTDPRYTATQFALFTSLAAVPRTVVSALSGFIVARTGWFEYFLVCIALSIPGMLLLPIIAPWRPKR; from the coding sequence ATGCCCGACACGCCACACGAGGCGCCCGCTCTAACTGCTCACGAAGAACATCCCCGCTGGCACGCGTTTCTCAACGCGCGCATTCTGATTTGCGTGTTTCTCGGCTTCACGTCGGGATTGCCGCTTTTCACGCTGCTGAGTCTGTTGCAGGCGTGGCTCACGAAAGAGCACATCGACGTCAAGCAAATCGGTCTGTTCGCGTTGCTCGGGCTGCCTTATACGTGGAAATTCGTCTGGGCGCCGCTGATGGACCGCTACGTGCCGCGCCTGCCGTTCTGGCGGCCGGGGCGGCGGCGCGGCTGGATGCTGGTCACGCAAGTGCTCGTGACGCTGGCCATCGGCGCATTCGGCTTCGTTTCGCCGCGTGAGGACATCTGGACGGTGGCCGCCATCGCCGGTCTGCTCGCGTTGTTCAGCGCGAGCCAGGATATCGCCATCGACGCTTACCGGCGCGAACTGCTCGCGGACACCGAACAGGGGCTCGGCAACGCGGTCCACGTCAATGCATACAAAGTGGCGGGGCTCGTGCCGGGATCGCTCGCGCTGATTCTTGCCGGCTTCCTGCCGTGGAAGACGGTCTTCATCGTGACGGCCTTGTTCATGCTGCCGGGCATCGTCACCACGTTCGTCGTGAAGGAACCGGCCGTTCACGGCACGCCGCCGAAAAGTCTGCGCGATGCGGTCATCGAGCCGTTCCACGAATTCGTCACACGCGACGGCTGGCGCTCCGCGCTTCTCGTGCTCGGCTTCATCTTTCTCTACAAGCTCGGCGACACCATGGCGACCGCGCTCGCCACCAAGTTCTTCCTCGACCTCGGCTTCACCACAATGCAGCTCGGCGTGATCGCGAAGACGGTCGCGTTCTGGACGAGCCTCGCGGGCGGCATCATCGGCGGCGTGTTTCTGGTGAAGATCGGCATTGCGCGCGGGCTGTGGATTTTCGGCGTGTTGCAGATCGTCGCGACATTCGGCTTCGCGTGGCTCGCGAAGATCGGGCCGTCGCCGGTCGCGCTCGCGGTGCTGTACGGCTTCGAGACGTTCGCCACAGGGCTCACGCTCGCCACGTTCACCGCGTACATCGCGAGCACCACTGACCCGCGCTATACCGCGACGCAATTCGCGCTTTTCACGAGCCTGGCGGCGGTGCCGCGCACGGTCGTGTCCGCGCTGAGCGGCTTTATCGTCGCGCGGACGGGCTGGTTCGAATACTTCCTCGTCTGCATCGCGCTCTCGATTCCGGGCATGTTACTGTTGCCGATCATCGCGCCCTGGAGACCAAAACGATGA
- the metW gene encoding methionine biosynthesis protein MetW, producing MNQNTLDSLALRSDFRAIARWVEPRSTVLDLGCGDGSLLSLLAEELEVNGYGIEINDAGVLACAQKGVNVIQQNLEDGLRLFEDDSFDFAILSQTLQTIHQTAAILRETVRVGRECIVSFPNFGYWPHRLSVIQGRMPVSKSLPYQWHNTPNVRVLTIKDFEALAPEVGIEILDRVVLHGGQSIRWGANWRGSLAVYRVKRR from the coding sequence ATGAACCAGAACACGCTTGATTCGCTCGCGCTGCGCTCGGACTTCCGGGCGATCGCTCGCTGGGTGGAACCGCGCTCGACCGTGCTCGATCTCGGCTGCGGCGACGGGTCGCTGCTCTCGCTGCTCGCGGAAGAGCTGGAAGTGAACGGCTACGGCATCGAGATCAACGACGCCGGCGTGCTCGCCTGCGCGCAGAAGGGCGTGAACGTGATCCAGCAGAATCTCGAAGACGGCCTGCGCCTCTTCGAAGACGACAGCTTCGACTTCGCGATCCTCTCGCAGACGCTGCAGACCATTCATCAGACCGCCGCGATCCTGCGCGAGACAGTGCGCGTGGGGCGCGAATGCATCGTGTCGTTTCCGAACTTCGGCTATTGGCCGCACCGGCTTTCGGTCATTCAAGGGCGCATGCCGGTGTCTAAGTCGCTGCCGTATCAATGGCATAACACGCCGAACGTGCGCGTGCTGACCATCAAGGACTTCGAGGCGCTCGCGCCGGAAGTGGGGATCGAGATTCTGGACCGCGTGGTGCTTCACGGCGGGCAGTCCATCCGTTGGGGCGCGAACTGGCGTGGTAGTCTTGCGGTCTATCGCGTGAAGCGCCGGTGA
- a CDS encoding homoserine O-acetyltransferase produces the protein MESIGIVTPQTLRFSEPLVLQSGSSLGDYELVVETYGELNAARSNAVLVCHALNASHHVAGVYADNPKDVGWWDNMVGPGKPLDTNRFFVIGVNNFGSCFGSTGPMSIDRATGKPYGARFPVVTVEDWVHAQARVADRFGIERFAAVMGGSLGGMQALAWSLMYPERLGHCIVIASTPKLSAQNIAFNETARSAILSDPDFHGGDYYAHGVKPRRGLRVARMIGHITYLSDDDMAVKFGRALRRAEGALDAYNFNFDVEFEVESYLRYQADKFAEYFDANTYLLITRALDYFDPAKTYDGDLTQALARTKAKYLIASFTTDWRFAPVRSREIVKALLDNKRTVSYAEIDAPHGHDAFLLDDARYHNLMRAYYERIATEIGA, from the coding sequence ATGGAATCCATCGGCATCGTCACTCCCCAAACTCTGCGTTTTTCCGAGCCGCTCGTGCTTCAGAGCGGCAGCTCGCTCGGCGACTACGAACTCGTCGTCGAAACGTACGGTGAACTCAACGCCGCGCGCTCGAATGCGGTGCTCGTCTGCCATGCGCTCAACGCGTCGCATCACGTCGCGGGCGTGTACGCCGACAATCCGAAGGACGTCGGCTGGTGGGACAACATGGTCGGACCGGGCAAGCCGCTCGATACCAATCGCTTCTTCGTGATCGGCGTGAACAATTTCGGCTCGTGCTTCGGCTCGACGGGGCCGATGAGCATCGACCGCGCGACCGGCAAGCCGTACGGCGCGCGCTTTCCCGTCGTCACGGTGGAAGACTGGGTGCATGCGCAGGCGCGCGTGGCGGACCGCTTCGGCATCGAGCGATTCGCGGCCGTGATGGGCGGCAGTCTCGGCGGCATGCAGGCGCTCGCGTGGAGCCTCATGTACCCGGAGCGGCTCGGGCATTGCATCGTGATCGCGTCGACGCCGAAGCTCTCGGCGCAGAACATCGCGTTCAACGAAACCGCGCGCTCCGCGATTCTCTCCGATCCCGACTTCCACGGCGGCGACTACTACGCGCACGGCGTGAAGCCGCGCCGGGGCCTGCGCGTCGCGCGCATGATCGGCCATATCACGTATCTTTCGGACGACGACATGGCCGTGAAATTCGGCCGCGCGCTGCGCCGGGCCGAAGGCGCGCTCGACGCGTACAACTTCAACTTCGACGTGGAGTTCGAGGTGGAGTCGTATCTGCGCTATCAGGCGGACAAGTTCGCCGAATACTTCGACGCCAACACGTACCTGCTCATCACGCGCGCGCTCGATTATTTCGATCCCGCCAAGACCTACGACGGCGACCTCACGCAGGCGCTCGCCCGCACGAAGGCGAAGTATCTGATCGCGAGCTTCACGACGGACTGGCGTTTTGCGCCGGTGCGTTCCCGCGAGATCGTGAAGGCGCTGCTCGACAACAAGCGCACGGTGAGCTACGCCGAAATCGACGCCCCGCACGGCCACGACGCCTTCCTGCTCGACGACGCGCGCTATCACAACCTGATGCGCGCCTACTACGAACGCATTGCCACGGAGATCGGCGCATGA
- a CDS encoding type II toxin-antitoxin system Phd/YefM family antitoxin, with amino-acid sequence MKPSRVRPLSHLKSRAAEMIRNVVESREPMLITQNGEAKVVVQDVQSYEDLHQTVALLKILAMGQKYIEAGHCISAGDFFAEIERLDKEEGLK; translated from the coding sequence ATGAAACCGAGTCGCGTCAGACCGCTGAGTCATTTGAAGAGCCGCGCAGCCGAGATGATCCGCAACGTCGTGGAGAGCCGCGAGCCGATGCTGATTACGCAGAACGGCGAAGCGAAGGTTGTCGTGCAGGACGTTCAGTCCTACGAGGACCTGCATCAGACCGTCGCGCTGCTCAAGATTCTGGCGATGGGGCAGAAGTATATCGAGGCGGGACATTGCATCAGCGCGGGCGATTTTTTCGCCGAGATCGAGCGGCTCGACAAGGAAGAGGGCCTCAAATGA
- a CDS encoding type II toxin-antitoxin system RelE/ParE family toxin, whose protein sequence is MKTVFLDPVRQDLQDFRRYVINKFGGTAWKATRDKIADAVADIEASPRKGATPPELVDFRMTGYYEVVSGTNRIIYKVDDDTIYVHLVVDMRSDLEDILARRLFRI, encoded by the coding sequence ATGAAGACCGTCTTTCTCGATCCCGTTCGACAAGACCTGCAGGACTTCCGGCGTTACGTGATCAACAAGTTCGGCGGCACCGCATGGAAAGCGACGCGCGACAAAATAGCGGATGCCGTCGCGGACATCGAGGCTTCGCCGCGCAAGGGCGCGACGCCGCCGGAACTCGTCGACTTTCGCATGACGGGGTATTACGAAGTCGTTAGCGGGACGAACCGAATCATCTACAAGGTCGACGACGACACGATCTACGTGCATCTCGTCGTCGATATGCGTTCGGACCTCGAAGATATTCTCGCGCGGCGTCTGTTCAGGATCTAG
- a CDS encoding pyrimidine 5'-nucleotidase — protein sequence MNSHPTSRRRRVEPRVPVWLFDLDNTLHHASHQIFPAINRAMTQYIMDRLGVDVDEANRLRVGYTVRYGATLVGLVKHHGVDPADFLHVVHTFADLPSMLRAERGIGRMLRALPGRKIVLTNAPSVYARAVLAELGIERLFERVIAIEDMREGDRWRSKPDAPMLRRAMRRARVRLADAILVEDTRGHLKSYRRLGIRTVWIVGHLPAARTSAGAVSVRLPGAGRPHYVDRTVQSLRALTLGLRGGALGRPPARS from the coding sequence ATGAATTCGCATCCCACTTCCCGCCGCCGCCGCGTCGAGCCGCGCGTCCCGGTCTGGCTCTTCGATCTCGACAACACGCTGCATCACGCGTCGCATCAGATTTTCCCGGCCATCAATCGCGCGATGACGCAGTACATCATGGACCGGCTCGGCGTCGATGTGGACGAGGCGAACCGGCTGCGCGTCGGCTATACGGTGCGATACGGCGCGACGCTCGTCGGGCTCGTGAAGCATCACGGCGTCGATCCGGCCGACTTTCTGCACGTCGTCCACACGTTCGCCGATCTTCCGTCGATGCTGCGCGCCGAGCGCGGCATCGGCCGCATGCTGCGTGCGCTGCCGGGCCGCAAGATCGTGCTGACCAACGCGCCGTCCGTCTATGCGCGGGCCGTGCTCGCGGAACTCGGCATCGAGCGGCTATTCGAGCGCGTGATCGCCATCGAGGACATGCGCGAAGGCGATCGCTGGCGCTCGAAGCCCGATGCGCCGATGCTTCGCCGTGCGATGCGGCGCGCGCGCGTGCGTCTCGCCGATGCGATTCTCGTCGAAGACACGCGCGGGCATCTGAAAAGCTATCGGCGGCTGGGCATTCGGACCGTGTGGATAGTCGGGCATCTGCCGGCCGCGCGCACGTCGGCGGGCGCGGTGTCTGTGCGCTTGCCGGGCGCGGGCAGGCCGCATTATGTGGATCGCACCGTGCAGTCGTTGCGCGCGCTGACGCTCGGCCTGCGCGGCGGCGCGCTCGGGCGGCCACCGGCTAGATCCTGA
- the argB gene encoding acetylglutamate kinase, with protein MSDLPDLTQIAPTLKAEILAEALPYIRQYHGKTVVIKYGGNAMTEERLKQGFARDVILLKLVGINPVIVHGGGPQIDQALKKIGKQGTFIQGMRVTDEETMEVVEWVLGGEVQQDIVTLINHFGGHAVGLTGKDGGLIHARKLMMPDRDNPGQFIDIGQVGEVEAINPAVVKALQDDAFIPVISPIGFGEDGLSYNINADLVAGKLAVVLNAEKLVMMTNIPGVMDKEGNLLTDLSAREIDALFADGTISGGMLPKISSALDAAKSGVRSVHIIDGRIEHSVLLEILTEQPFGTMIRSH; from the coding sequence ATGTCCGACCTTCCCGACCTCACGCAGATCGCGCCTACCCTGAAAGCTGAAATCCTGGCCGAGGCGCTGCCCTATATCCGTCAATATCACGGCAAGACGGTCGTGATCAAATACGGCGGCAATGCCATGACCGAAGAGCGCCTGAAGCAAGGCTTCGCGCGCGACGTCATTCTGCTGAAGCTCGTCGGCATCAACCCGGTGATCGTCCACGGCGGCGGCCCGCAGATCGACCAGGCGCTGAAGAAAATTGGCAAGCAGGGCACGTTCATCCAAGGCATGCGCGTCACCGACGAAGAGACGATGGAAGTCGTCGAATGGGTGCTCGGCGGCGAAGTGCAGCAGGACATCGTCACGCTCATCAATCACTTCGGCGGCCACGCGGTCGGTCTCACCGGCAAGGACGGCGGCCTCATCCACGCGCGCAAGCTGATGATGCCGGACCGCGACAATCCCGGGCAGTTCATCGACATCGGTCAAGTGGGCGAAGTCGAAGCCATCAACCCGGCTGTCGTGAAGGCGCTGCAGGACGACGCATTCATTCCCGTCATTTCGCCCATCGGCTTCGGCGAGGACGGCCTCTCGTACAACATCAACGCGGATCTGGTCGCGGGCAAGCTGGCGGTCGTGCTGAACGCCGAAAAGCTCGTCATGATGACCAACATTCCCGGCGTGATGGACAAGGAAGGCAATCTGCTCACGGACCTTTCGGCGCGCGAGATCGACGCCCTGTTCGCCGACGGGACCATCTCGGGCGGCATGCTGCCGAAAATCTCGTCGGCGCTGGATGCCGCGAAGAGCGGCGTGCGCTCGGTGCATATCATCGACGGGCGCATCGAGCATTCGGTGCTGCTCGAAATTCTGACCGAACAGCCGTTCGGCACGATGATCCGCTCGCATTGA
- a CDS encoding cysteine-rich CWC family protein, with translation MTKPPLAPPAPGAVCTRCGATFRCGSLSGDAACWCASLPALPAERLRAGEACLCRACLLAEMKKAGISG, from the coding sequence ATGACGAAGCCACCGCTTGCACCGCCCGCGCCGGGCGCCGTCTGCACCCGCTGCGGCGCGACGTTCCGATGCGGCTCGCTTTCGGGCGATGCCGCCTGCTGGTGCGCGTCGCTGCCCGCGTTGCCGGCCGAGCGCCTGCGCGCGGGCGAAGCGTGTCTGTGCCGGGCGTGCCTGCTGGCGGAAATGAAAAAGGCCGGCATTTCGGGTTAG